One Suricata suricatta isolate VVHF042 chromosome X, meerkat_22Aug2017_6uvM2_HiC, whole genome shotgun sequence genomic region harbors:
- the BEX3 gene encoding protein BEX3 isoform X1: MEQPMQNGEEDRPLRGGEGHQPAGNNRRGQARRLAPNFRWAIPNRQVNDGMGGDGDDMEMFMEEMREIRRKLRELQLRNCLRILMGELSNHHDHHDEFCLMP, translated from the coding sequence atggaGCAGCCCATGCAGAATGGAGAGGAAGACCGCCCTTTGAGAGGGGGCGAAGGCCACCAACCTGCAGGAAATAATAGACGGGGACAGGCTCGCCGACTTGCTCCTAATTTTCGATGGGCCATACCCAATAGGCAGGTTAATGATGGGATGGGTGGAGATGGAGATGATATGGAAATGTTCATGGAGGAGATGAGAGAAATCAGGAGAAAACTTAGGGAGCTGCAGTTGAGGAATTGTCTGCGAATCCTGATGGGGGAACTCTCTAATCACCATGACCATCATGATGAATTTTGCCTTATGCCTTGA
- the BEX3 gene encoding protein BEX3 isoform X2, translating to MANIHQENQEMEQPMQNGEEDRPLRGGEGHQPAGNNRRGQARRLAPNFRWAIPNRQVNDGMGGDGDDMEMFMEEMREIRRKLRELQLRNCLRILMGELSNHHDHHDEFCLMP from the coding sequence atggCAAATATCCACcaggaaaaccaagaaatggaGCAGCCCATGCAGAATGGAGAGGAAGACCGCCCTTTGAGAGGGGGCGAAGGCCACCAACCTGCAGGAAATAATAGACGGGGACAGGCTCGCCGACTTGCTCCTAATTTTCGATGGGCCATACCCAATAGGCAGGTTAATGATGGGATGGGTGGAGATGGAGATGATATGGAAATGTTCATGGAGGAGATGAGAGAAATCAGGAGAAAACTTAGGGAGCTGCAGTTGAGGAATTGTCTGCGAATCCTGATGGGGGAACTCTCTAATCACCATGACCATCATGATGAATTTTGCCTTATGCCTTGA
- the BEX3 gene encoding protein BEX3 isoform X3, translating to MEGVACACAGGEEWGRALPPSRWSWGCQLVGDAGLSRDLELQRDAALGAVVTPVWVPAPRSPAPRGLALGPRKAEQVCGSRCLVSRRPTHDENREKEETARRLAQKNNQEKNLMANIHQENQEMEQPMQNGEEDRPLRGGEGHQPAGNNRRGQARRLAPNFRWAIPNRQVNDGMGGDGDDMEMFMEEMREIRRKLRELQLRNCLRILMGELSNHHDHHDEFCLMP from the exons ATGGAGGGGGTTGCCTGTGCGTGTGCAGGAGGCGAGGAATGGGGGCGGGCACTCCCGCCAAGCCGCTGGAGTTGGGGGTGTCAGCTCGTAGGTGACGCGGGGCTCTCACGTGACTTGGAGCTGCAGAGAGACGCAGCCTTGGGTGCAGTCGTCACTCCCGTCTGGGTACCAGCTCCCCGCTCCCCTGCGCCCCGCGGGCTGGCACTGGGCCCAAGGAAAGCGGAGCAG GTCTGCGGGTCTAGGTGTCTAGTGTCGCGGCGGCCCACGCACGACGAGAATCGGGAGAAGGAGGAGACTGCAAGGAGACTGGCCCAG aaaaacaaccaggaaaaaaatctcatggCAAATATCCACcaggaaaaccaagaaatggaGCAGCCCATGCAGAATGGAGAGGAAGACCGCCCTTTGAGAGGGGGCGAAGGCCACCAACCTGCAGGAAATAATAGACGGGGACAGGCTCGCCGACTTGCTCCTAATTTTCGATGGGCCATACCCAATAGGCAGGTTAATGATGGGATGGGTGGAGATGGAGATGATATGGAAATGTTCATGGAGGAGATGAGAGAAATCAGGAGAAAACTTAGGGAGCTGCAGTTGAGGAATTGTCTGCGAATCCTGATGGGGGAACTCTCTAATCACCATGACCATCATGATGAATTTTGCCTTATGCCTTGA